A stretch of Candidatus Hydrogenedentota bacterium DNA encodes these proteins:
- a CDS encoding zinc ribbon domain-containing protein: MDKDPFQPEYRETIEADAVCNQCGTVNPENTLICKKCGNNLRDQRQMRLAADQAMGGGEPVPVEKRSHLRHALTVLGLLVIVWLALNMGRIGGMWTTVPEENAGGVRAHPYIFWQGPDAAAYDALEARLDAAYPTENAAENARLNPSGVPRLDGTFALYERLGTGVRFAGGAVIQTVGGKHLFAARLLNGTTIRGEARGGVPGAAAVKTQDAESGEAAQAEPQPAPPGGMTLSADWTQVGIKHDGQYYAGTGFVVPAEDGGLTVVAAADFIERNYQALAYPLAGY, encoded by the coding sequence ATGGACAAGGACCCTTTTCAGCCGGAATACCGCGAGACCATTGAGGCGGATGCTGTCTGCAATCAATGCGGCACGGTGAACCCCGAAAACACGCTTATTTGCAAGAAATGCGGCAATAACCTCCGCGACCAGCGTCAAATGCGGCTTGCCGCCGACCAGGCCATGGGCGGGGGTGAGCCTGTGCCGGTGGAAAAACGCTCCCATTTGCGCCACGCATTGACGGTTTTGGGACTGCTGGTGATTGTCTGGCTGGCGCTGAACATGGGCCGGATTGGCGGCATGTGGACCACCGTTCCTGAAGAGAACGCCGGAGGCGTGCGGGCGCACCCCTACATTTTCTGGCAGGGACCGGACGCGGCAGCCTATGACGCGCTGGAGGCCCGGCTGGACGCCGCCTATCCCACGGAGAACGCGGCGGAAAACGCACGCCTCAACCCCTCCGGTGTCCCCCGCCTGGACGGGACTTTTGCCCTTTATGAGCGTCTTGGCACCGGTGTCCGCTTTGCCGGCGGCGCCGTGATCCAGACGGTCGGGGGCAAACACCTTTTCGCGGCCCGGCTTCTCAACGGCACCACCATCCGCGGCGAGGCGCGCGGCGGCGTGCCGGGCGCGGCCGCCGTGAAAACGCAGGATGCGGAGTCCGGGGAGGCGGCGCAGGCCGAACCCCAGCCCGCCCCTCCGGGGGGCATGACCCTCTCCGCCGACTGGACCCAGGTCGGCATCAAGCACGACGGCCAGTATTACGCGGGCACGGGGTTTGTTGTCCCCGCCGAGGACGGCGGCCTGACCGTGGTTGCCGCGGCGGACTTCATCGAGCGCAATTACCAGGCGCTGGCCTACCCCCTGGCCGGATACTGA
- a CDS encoding O-antigen ligase family protein: MPEASHNTALPAAPLQTRLILAGAALVPVLVLGAALSSETLLLLALAGVCGVALLPSASWAGIVFFALALGLRTPMNFMPLRVGGFRIYGGDALLYVVGAALLYTLFTAARGRRAPLVETDRNERIILLLLLLLTGWGALSSATGVMRGQELRDIIGDFRRFYVYSWALLPPLCFMMARRHIAGAKLALLAGCGGAFLFGAYRTLSGNHFYPNDEIDIFPRLLADDEIVSLALLLAYLTAFLMAKRPRALKTAALAMAAATAAMMCFSGWRMGIAQALLAPMLVVVLMARNRGKGVGGIVLRVGAVMLLLALGVGLVFAAMSGHVDRVMKMFDERMYSFGIPLISDEDTRYYAYREALARYAAHPVLGSGLGDQLSYPKKTSSGTFLYMRGTTHNLFLDTLYQTGPVGLGLFLALHGFFSWHFWRRIKKIDPRHEPVAVGLFAGYLCTLAHYCYEPAWVSGMIVLYFSMGFLLVFLRHARPEAETPAPEAAPA; this comes from the coding sequence ATGCCCGAGGCCAGCCATAACACCGCACTTCCGGCGGCGCCGTTGCAGACCCGCCTGATTTTGGCGGGCGCGGCGCTCGTTCCGGTGCTGGTGCTCGGCGCCGCCCTGTCGAGCGAGACGCTTCTTCTGCTGGCCCTGGCGGGGGTGTGCGGGGTGGCGCTCCTGCCCTCGGCGTCCTGGGCCGGCATCGTGTTTTTCGCCCTCGCCCTGGGCCTGCGCACGCCGATGAATTTCATGCCCCTGCGCGTGGGCGGGTTCCGCATCTACGGCGGGGACGCCCTGCTCTATGTTGTCGGCGCCGCGCTGCTCTACACCCTGTTCACCGCCGCGCGCGGCAGGCGCGCCCCCCTTGTGGAGACCGACCGGAACGAGCGGATTATCCTGCTCCTGCTGCTGCTGCTGACGGGCTGGGGGGCGCTTTCCTCGGCGACGGGGGTGATGCGCGGGCAGGAGCTGCGGGACATCATCGGCGACTTCCGCCGCTTCTATGTCTACTCCTGGGCGCTGCTGCCGCCGCTGTGCTTCATGATGGCGCGGCGCCACATCGCCGGGGCCAAACTGGCCCTGCTGGCGGGCTGCGGGGGGGCCTTCCTCTTCGGGGCCTACCGCACCCTCTCGGGCAACCACTTCTACCCCAACGATGAGATTGACATTTTTCCGCGCCTGCTGGCGGACGACGAGATCGTCAGCCTGGCGCTGCTGCTGGCCTATCTGACGGCGTTCCTGATGGCAAAGCGGCCGCGCGCCCTGAAGACCGCCGCACTCGCCATGGCGGCGGCCACGGCGGCCATGATGTGCTTCAGCGGCTGGCGGATGGGCATCGCCCAGGCGCTGCTGGCGCCCATGCTGGTGGTGGTGCTGATGGCGCGCAACCGGGGAAAGGGCGTCGGGGGAATCGTCCTGCGCGTGGGCGCGGTGATGCTGCTGCTGGCCCTGGGCGTGGGCCTGGTCTTCGCCGCCATGTCGGGCCATGTGGACCGGGTGATGAAAATGTTTGACGAGCGCATGTACAGCTTCGGCATCCCCCTGATCTCGGACGAGGACACGCGCTACTACGCGTACCGTGAGGCGCTGGCGCGCTACGCGGCGCACCCGGTGCTGGGCAGCGGGCTGGGGGACCAGTTGTCCTATCCGAAGAAGACCAGTTCAGGCACTTTCCTCTACATGCGGGGCACGACGCACAACCTGTTTCTGGACACGCTGTACCAGACCGGCCCCGTCGGGCTGGGGCTTTTCCTGGCGCTCCACGGGTTTTTCTCGTGGCACTTCTGGCGGCGGATAAAGAAAATAGACCCGCGCCACGAGCCGGTGGCGGTGGGCCTTTTCGCCGGGTACCTCTGCACCCTGGCGCACTACTGCTACGAGCCCGCCTGGGTGTCTGGGATGATCGTGCTGTATTTCAGCATGGGCTTCCTGCTGGTGTTCCTGCGGCACGCCCGGCCGGAGGCGGAGACGCCCGCGCCGGAGGCGGCCCCGGCATGA
- a CDS encoding lipopolysaccharide biosynthesis protein, protein MSRFGATLGHTVVYMAGLLLNRGVAFLLVPLFTRVFEPEAFAKWDLCTTTLILLFPVLDLGMSPAVVRLYHDYGTRQERSRVFSTSLLFVLGAHLVLVGVGLAFAEPLAEMIFRDRADAGLVRLVFLSAAVTAYGKQALSLLRTAERSVLFSVLNLVRGAAGPLAILVLVAWFRQGVAGALWGDLFGLTVLAVAALWVCRDHLRPAFSPRMLRPLLAFALPVIPTGITVAVLTVADRYFLARMFTLEEMAPYSLGFKVGTLMALFTQSVQLAWPPAAFGMIPHPGGRGDVARVAHWLVLLMFFAATGITCAAPELLRIFAPPEGYGGALAVIPWIAYSYALHGAVQVVNIGIGISKRMTWAALATFAAAGVKLAVTYFFIVRFGLVGAAVSTLLTFAFELGVTWVITQHVVYPLPFDGKRTLGIYAASAAALGLAFAGYGLPYALSLAFRAGLLAAFGAVCLFVLLNRADRSALGAGAASLLARLRPAS, encoded by the coding sequence ATGAGCCGTTTCGGGGCCACACTCGGCCACACGGTGGTCTACATGGCGGGGCTCCTGCTCAACCGGGGCGTGGCCTTTCTGCTGGTGCCCCTGTTCACCCGCGTTTTCGAGCCGGAGGCCTTCGCCAAGTGGGACCTCTGCACCACCACGCTTATACTTCTCTTCCCCGTCCTCGACCTGGGAATGAGCCCGGCGGTGGTCCGGCTTTACCACGACTACGGCACGCGCCAGGAGCGGAGCCGGGTCTTCAGCACGAGCCTGCTCTTCGTGCTGGGCGCGCACCTGGTGCTGGTGGGGGTGGGCCTGGCCTTCGCCGAACCCCTGGCGGAGATGATCTTCCGGGACCGGGCCGACGCCGGGCTGGTCCGGCTCGTCTTCCTCTCCGCCGCCGTGACGGCCTACGGCAAGCAGGCCCTTTCGCTGCTGCGCACCGCCGAGCGCAGCGTGCTCTTTTCCGTGCTGAACCTCGTGCGCGGGGCGGCGGGTCCGCTGGCGATTCTCGTGCTTGTGGCGTGGTTCCGGCAGGGGGTGGCCGGGGCGCTGTGGGGCGACCTCTTCGGCCTGACCGTGCTGGCCGTCGCGGCGCTGTGGGTGTGCCGGGACCATTTGCGCCCGGCCTTCAGCCCGCGCATGCTGCGCCCGCTGCTGGCCTTTGCCCTGCCCGTAATCCCCACGGGCATCACCGTGGCCGTGCTCACCGTGGCCGACCGCTATTTCCTGGCCCGGATGTTCACGCTGGAGGAGATGGCCCCGTACAGCCTGGGCTTCAAGGTGGGCACGCTGATGGCCCTGTTCACCCAGTCCGTCCAGCTCGCCTGGCCGCCCGCGGCCTTCGGCATGATCCCGCACCCGGGGGGCCGCGGGGACGTGGCGCGCGTGGCCCACTGGCTCGTCCTGCTCATGTTCTTCGCGGCGACGGGCATCACCTGCGCCGCGCCCGAACTCCTGCGGATTTTCGCGCCGCCCGAGGGCTACGGCGGCGCGCTGGCCGTCATCCCCTGGATTGCCTACTCCTACGCCCTGCACGGGGCGGTGCAGGTGGTGAACATCGGCATCGGCATCTCCAAGCGCATGACCTGGGCGGCCCTGGCCACTTTCGCCGCCGCCGGGGTGAAACTGGCCGTCACCTATTTCTTCATTGTCCGGTTTGGCCTAGTCGGCGCGGCGGTCTCCACCCTGCTCACCTTCGCCTTCGAGCTGGGCGTCACCTGGGTCATCACCCAGCACGTCGTCTACCCGCTGCCCTTTGACGGGAAGCGCACCCTGGGCATTTACGCCGCGTCCGCCGCCGCGCTGGGGCTGGCCTTTGCCGGATACGGCCTGCCCTACGCCCTGTCCCTGGCCTTCCGCGCGGGGCTCCTCGCCGCCTTCGGCGCGGTGTGCCTCTTCGTGCTGCTCAACCGCGCCGACCGCTCCGCGCTGGGCGCGGGCGCGGCCAGTCTGCTGGCCAGGCTGCGGCCGGCATCCTGA